tgaaagataagaaaaaagaaaactacataTAAAAAACTGTTTACTTAAAGGTCAGTCAGAGATGAAATTTCAAATTCCCTAAATTTCAATAGGCAAAAAGATGGTGATACTCAATAAGGAAACCGGTGGATTTAGCAAACCTTAAATTAACACAAAATTGTTGTTTATCTTTGAGGCGCATCAAGAGGTCAAATTTCATTCCCTTCTTCCTGTTCTAAAGGTTTAGAGCTGCTTTGGAGATTAGGAGATCTGACGACCCAGAAACTTAACTGTCGATTATCTTTGAAGTTTGGTATCTGATCGTTTTAGAATGGTTGATTATCTGTTAAGCTGAAGCGTGTAGCACAATTTATTGGAATAGCAGCTCGGTAAACTGTGTGGGATGTTAAAAAGTCCCTCAGCGATCTTGCATGGGAAGTGTGAGAAGACCAAGGGGCTTTACACTCCTGGCAAGCAACCAGCTCGAGgtagaaaagagagaaaacaaacatgCTCAAGTTGGTAGAAGAAGACATGCTGTTGATGTTGATGAAGTTAATCACATGTTgatgaagaaaacaaacatgCTCAAGTCAGACaagtttatattaaaattttttttttcgatatgTGTCCCCCAAGTTGGTTGAAGATTAGGACTTCAGAGTTCAGACTTGGCTAATGGAACAAGAGTGGCTCGTGTTTGTCCAATGAGGAATCTCCCGGTTCTAGAGCGAAATGTGCAATAACAGAAACTATGGTAggagaaaacataaacacaTTCAAAGCAGCAGCTTGAGGATTAATATCTTCTtagagaaattggtaaatacTAAACCAATTTGGTAAGAGATAATAATCAAACTcattaaaataattattaaagtatattttttgtaatttaatccgatttgatgaggaacatctattaagttaatcatttttattttaataataaaaatataatttttttatggcaTCAAAATTGTGAtagtaaaaaaatcatttctttataaaaataaattgaagtaaaacatgatttatatcgAGTTAATTGTTTATAAAAATAATGGGACGTTCACATTTTATCTGAAATAATTTCCAATATAAATTTAAGTGATCATTTAACAATTAGTCCATGTTACACCTTTTCTAATTAATACATTTATTTTTCCTATATGTTCCGTATTTTGCAAAAGTCTCCTTGGAAAATGGGAGCACATTTATCAATTCTTCCGCGATGTCATCTGCGGGATGATGGCGGGACGCTGCTTTTGTTTCTTGTCTACCGTTCCGGTTCCAGTCGGAAGGAGACAGATGCGACCCAGCGGATTCTTCTCGACCTCGTGAaatctaattaattttttacCTATTCGTATCGTCCGACAGCGAACGGTACTAAATCCGCCAGTTACTTTTATTCGACTGTTTGTCTTCTTAACGCATAGCTGAccttgctgttcatgcctccaTTAATCCAACGGGTGGAGAAACAAGGTGAAGGTGAACGAGGAagaggagggggagagagtgagagagaggaagaaggaggagggaaGAATAAAGCCAACTCAACTGTCAATTGTAGCGCAAGGCAATAgagtggtctctctctctctctctctttccgttTCTGTTATCATAACTTCATTAGTTCATTATTATTAGAAGCTTTATTGGGAGAGCGAAACTGCTTGCTTCTtacttcctttcttctttccattttcctttgtctATTTTGTCTTTCCGCAATACTGGGAGAAGTGAATGGAGTCCACTCCGTACAACCCGCGAACTGTGGAGGACGTCTTCAGGGATTTCAAAGGACGCAGGGCCGCTTTGATTAAGGCCCTCACAACcggtctctctccctctctctgtggaTGTCTTTttagtttctctcttttgttgtcGTGGTTGTCGGTGTTTCTTGAGGAAAGTAACACCTACTAGTTTTTGGCTCTTCTGCTTTTCATTAATTcgtttaattttgttttatgtgtTGTTCTCCAGAGGTGGAGGATTTCCACCGGCAGTGCGATCCAGGTTAGTAGCTTCTCGtcgctttgatttttttttccagactTGTTGTTTGTTTCTCTGAGTTTCAAGTTTTGATTCGCAGTGTGGTTTGCTTGTTGGTGTGCTTGTTTTGGACTTTTGTACGAGTTTTTGCTGCTCCCCTTCTTACTGTCCATTCTGTGGCATCATGATTTTTCTCCTTGCATGAGTTTTTAAGTTACATTGCGAGTGgcttgttgttttcttttggcacatagatttttattttttatgtagaCATATTTGCAAAActtcgttttctttctttttttggtggtCTTTCATAgcaactcaaaatttgaaaagttatggaatgtgttccttttctttttttctccttatcCACTCAATGCTTGCATGTTATTTTAGACTTCGAAGTGCATATTATGTGAAACACTTTTGTATAGGAACAGttagcttctttttctttgaggTTTCAATGAAGCTTATTTTCCCAATTTCTGAGCAGTTTGCATATAAtggtgttttcctttttttgtcttGTGGGGAAGGGACTAAACCTTCAAATTTGAGTTCAGGgatcatttttttcattgcgTGCTACCAGATTGTAGTTCTcgtgcttttccttttttttttttctacaaagaTGTCGTAACATAGGTTTGcaaaatgaaagtaaatttACTAGTAGTAGATGTAGCGGTCACCACTATGCTCCATGCTGTCACTTCTCATCACCATCTCTATTCTTATTTTTCCTTATATTATTCTGGATACTGTTcttgtggtggtggtggattATTTTTAGGAAGagaattgtttattttattgGGTTTGGATGAGTTTTACAACTATGCAGAGAAGGAAAATCTATGCTTGTATGGATTTCCTTCCGAGACATGGGAAGTTACCTTGCCTGCAGAGGAGGTGCCGCCTGAGCTTCCAGAACCTGCATTGGGCATCAATTTTGCGAGGGATGGAATGCAAGAGAAAGACTGGTTATCTCTTGTTGCTGTACACAGTGATGCATGGTTGCTTGCTGTGGCATTCTATTTTGGTGCTCGGTTTGGGTTCGATAAGAATGACAGGTAATTGTAGTCATTTTGTTGCATACAAAAGTATGCACCCAAAATCTTGGAACCTATGCTGTTTCCCTTCAATCTTTGAAGTCACATATTGGATCAATGCTCTattgtctctttttctcttaGGGGTTGTGTAACATTTAAGCTTCCTAGCAGAGAAATATAATTCTGGtgatattttgtttcttctaatTGGTGCACGTTTACAAAGTTAATATAGAGATTATGACCGTCTTATGTTCTGTTAATCCCCATCTAaatttttatctcattttttatgtgcTTTCCTTTGGCTTATGGTGCTTTATTGGTACACTTGTAATGCAGTGTATCATGTTAATCTTTATTGCCATCTCTGAAGATTAATTAGCAAAGAAGCTTCATCTTTTCCATGTAGTTTTGTGCATGGAGCTTGCATGAACATTTTTCACCTGCATTTCCAGTACTTTGGTTCGTGGAGTTACATTTTCACTCACACTTGCAGTACGTTGCTTCACCCTGTCACACATTTAAGCAGAAGGTATTGCACCTACATGCAGCTTGCATTGGAAGAGGTGGTGGGTATAGTTGGTAGCTTGACAGCTTCTTTCAACGTGAGCATCTTCTTTTGGCTCATTACAATGTGTTGCATTGGTGCATGAGTTGGCAAACTTTCAGGTTAGTCTGCAAGCTAATACGTGAGAAACACCTATTGAGGAACTACTTTTAATGGCAACAGCAGTAAGCTTACTGCTAGAGACCCTCCATCTTGATCCTGAGGATGAAGCCTATGCAACAAGTATCTTGAGTATATTCATGCCTTGGTTCCTGTTATTGGCTTGCAGTGCAGGCAGATGTGAGCATTAATACATGCACTTAGCATGTGTTGCTGAGCCTATGTGAAGGAGGTCAAGCACGGGCTCTTGGTGTGTGCATGCAGAATACAGAATGTGCAAACTAAGGGGAAATGCACATGGGCTGCCTGGCTCATGGGAAATTATGGTTCAAATGGCCCTTGCATATTGGGAGACACCTCTGAGTTTGAAAGACTGAAAGAATAGTGAACTACTTAGGTGTGGCTGGAATGCCACTTGTCCTCTTGAGTCTTGTACTTGTTACAACAAAGGCTTTGTACATCAGACCTGGCTTGACCTCTGTGTGCATATAGGAACAGAGTGCAACTGGCAGACCTGTGCATTTCATAAAATGATtccaattttttgtattttgactTGTAAGGAAATGAATTTAGCAACAAATTCCTGAATGGTGGAAAGTATGATTTTGGTGATTTGTTGGTCCATGTGCCAATTTCATGTCTGAGCTTTGCTATAGCCTAGAAGCTAATTGATTAAGTGAATTGTCTCGGATCAATTTTGTGCAATAAGTGAATTGTTTTGCATTAGTTCCTGGGCAATCATAATGTCTGCTTTTGGTTTCAACTATGAAAAATTTGCCTCCTTTGTCATTGCTTTTGGGTTTCTTGCCATGATCTGTACTATGTCTATATATGAGAAACAGTACCTTCTTTAATATTGACAAATATTCTGGTATATCACTTTTTTCAAACTTCGAGTTATTTTCATTGTTAGGGTTCTGTTGTTTTAATATAAGTTCTGGTGACGCAGGAGGAGACTCTTCAATATGATAAATGACCTCCCAACCATATTTGAAGTTGTGACAGGGACTGCACAGCTAGTGAAGGAAAAATCATCAGTCACAAGCAATGGCAGCAACAAATTGAAGCCAAATGCTAAAGTGGTAAAGTTTGAGTCCTTTTCCTTGTTACCAAGTTTGGCATTGGTAAtcatcattgtttctctttcgcAGCCACATTTGACTGAATCTCAGACCAAGTACCCTAAAGGAGTGCAGCAAAAGGAAGTGGACGAGGAGCTAGAAGAAGAGGATCATGAAGAAACACTTTGTGGTGCATGTGGTGAGAATTATGCTGCTGATGAATTCTGGATCTGCTGTGATATTTGTGAGAGGTGGTTCCACGGAAAATGTGTGAAGATCACTCCTGCACGTGCTGAGCACATTAAGCAATATAAGTGCCCCTCTTGCAGCAGCAAGAGAGGCCGCCAATGAAAAATTCTAGTCGACAGATGTTAATATTATCAAACTCTACTAACACCATCTAGTTTTCACTTTTCTGTTAAGGTCGTCACGTTGTCTTCCGCTCTTCCCCTAGTGAATAGTGCAGTCTAGTTTTTGGAACTTCATGTGCAGCTATGTATTCCTTGACGAAGACGTTTGTATGCCCTTCTATGCTTTTCAACATGTTAGGTATATGGATACTGAACAAGGCGCCAGCCTTTTTACTCTTTCAGTGGGCTAATGATCAGGAAACATTGGAACAATTCTGTGGAATCCGGAGCTTTTCATCACATTCGGCTACACGACAAACAGCAGGTACTGGTCTTGGGATGACATTGAGACCAACTAATTAAATCGTCTACCACCACATATCAGTCAGAACTTGCAAGTGCACTAGCAGCAACTGTTCCGACCTCCGCTGCTGCTCTGGACTGACGCTATTCTTAGAAGTGCAAATGCCATGGTGACTAACTATGATTCGCCACACGCAATCGAGGCAGAAATGGCGGAGTATCGAAGCATCCAAACAACCTTCATGGAGTGAAGGAATCCACAGTTTCCACGTTATATGCGGAATACACAAATCCATCACCATCCTTGCTTTCAAGAATAACCTTACGAGTCGATAGCCGTCTGCTCAACGTGATCAATATACCAGCAACAAGGACGGTGCTCAAAGTTGTCATCTGTATCCCAAACCTGTCTCGCACCGAACCTTAATTTAGCAGGAGAAAGAGTTCCTCCTGGTTGACAATTCCACTGGCAGTATAATTCATGATCTTGATGGACTAGAAATATGGTGATGCCCTGTTCCTAGTACACAGACAAGCACACAcatagaaagagagggagagaaatgtCTTGGAAAAGATCCAGGCAAGtgggagaaaaaagaaggattATGGGGTCCTCAAGCGGGTCCATGAAAATGATAGCTCAATGTCTGAAAAGGTTGCAGTTGTTCCCTTTTACATTACAgaggctttcttgatttttctcgAGGTAGGAGGGTGGAGTTGGCCGACGTCTGAGCTTTTGCTTGTTCACGGGATTCGATTTCCGTGTGATGCTTCGCTTGCCGGCGCACATGCATGTTGAACATCACGGAAAAGTGATCAATTCACGGATGCATTTGTTACTTTGGCGTGTTTCAAGTGGTAGAAGAACCGAACttattgtattttgtttccTTGTCCGAGATTTGGTGTCGATATTTTGCTTCTGGTGTTTCTACCGATGAATAAAAATCATGATGATGGTGGCTTCCGTATGGCTGTTCGACTTGGGGTAGATTGACATAACAAGGTGAAATTGGTGAAATAAGCACGGGAGTTTAATAATAGTCTCCCTGTGCCTGAAACAACAATTACAAATAACATTCTTCTTATAATTTTGTTTCACGTTTTTTCTATTCCATTTACGGACGATAAGAAGCAGtttttgatccaaattcaaaagaCATCAAGCGGCCATGAGATGTACTAGTGTTGATTTATGGTATAGCAAGGGTTTCTGGTGTCTTTAGCAATTGTTTATGGTGTTTTCAACAACTGAGTGTAAGTTTTAGTCGTCCAGCAACATCGAACAGTCCgctgatttcaattcttctatattttttaaaccttttcatttttccatcgCAAGCTTGCATATAGCCTAAATACTAAGTCTTACAAAGCGCAGCCAAGTGTATAATTAGTTAATTAAGCTAGACCACCGGCCACCGGCTGTTTGAAAATACTACAAAAGCTTAAGATTAGGTTAATTAGAGTCCGATCCACTCGAAAGTAAAAGAAgggtcttccttttctttttcttatcaaataaCGACGAATGTGGGACCGGACAGTACAGAACCATAACAGGAAAAGGAATGGTAGGATTGAGTCTTGATTTAAAGGCTTTAAAAAACTTGCTACTCTTCACAATCCCTTTCTTGTTGTCTACCGGTCATGATAAAGTAGAAAGCTGTGATTTAGAAGAATTAGGCGtcagtttctttttctgaaTGTTTCTCCCGCACCCCTTCCTTAACTTGGGCTTCACCAAAAGACAACTGAGGATCAAGTTTTCCTCGTTCAATCCAAGTTTCTTTTAATCTATTTTCTaatgcattttcattaaaaataaatgttttcgAACAAATTAGTCTGATTGAAAAAGTGTACCATTTACAAGTTAATGTAATCTAAGTTTTTCCAACACTCAGTAGAAAGGAAACATACGTAAACGTTCAAAAGAGTTGATCTAATTCACGTCTTCTACGAAAAAACATCTATCAAATTCTATTCACCAAAATCaccttatattttttattgtgtcCTAATTTGAAACCGATATCTCGATTAAAGCATGTTAAATACATAAGATTACAGACATTTCAGTGTCTTAAGTTTTTTATCCCGAGTTTTTAGGAGCAGTGATCAGGTACCCTTTCCGGAGTACTCCATTAGGAGCAGCTCTGAGAAGAGCGTGTTGAAAGGGCCTACCCTGAGTCCATGACCTACAACTCGCGTCACCTGcgggactctctctctctctctctttggcccCTTGCCCTCTAGCTTCCCATGGAAAGAAACGAGCTGGCCTGGTGATCTCTTGTGCATCTGTGCCAATCTCTCATCACCCCATGAGATCGCCTCTGCTTGTCTTCAATATTTGATCCCGATTGCAgcaaagaagggaaaaagaggTGAAAGACAGGAACGGAAAGAGAGTGTCGGAGGGAGATAGAGCGAGAACGAACAAGAAGCAAGGCGAGAAGTACCTCGTCCTGAAGTGCAAGGGGGGTGGTGGGGAGGGGCAGAAGATGGTGAATTACGTAAACGCCTTGTTGTATGGGGTAGGAGGGATCGTGGTGGCGGGGATGTCACTGCTGGTG
Above is a window of Nymphaea colorata isolate Beijing-Zhang1983 chromosome 8, ASM883128v2, whole genome shotgun sequence DNA encoding:
- the LOC116258884 gene encoding PHD finger protein ALFIN-LIKE 4-like isoform X2; translation: MESTPYNPRTVEDVFRDFKGRRAALIKALTTEVEDFHRQCDPEKENLCLYGFPSETWEVTLPAEEVPPELPEPALGINFARDGMQEKDWLSLVAVHSDAWLLAVAFYFGARFGFDKNDRRRLFNMINDLPTIFEVVTGTAQLVKEKSSVTSNGSNKLKPNAKVPHLTESQTKYPKGVQQKEVDEELEEEDHEETLCGACGENYAADEFWICCDICERWFHGKCVKITPARAEHIKQYKCPSCSSKRGRQ
- the LOC116258884 gene encoding PHD finger protein ALFIN-LIKE 3-like isoform X1, which encodes MKVNLLVVDVAVTTMLHAVTSHHHLYSYFSLYYSGYCSCGGGGLFLGRELFILLGLDEFYNYAEKENLCLYGFPSETWEVTLPAEEVPPELPEPALGINFARDGMQEKDWLSLVAVHSDAWLLAVAFYFGARFGFDKNDRRRLFNMINDLPTIFEVVTGTAQLVKEKSSVTSNGSNKLKPNAKVPHLTESQTKYPKGVQQKEVDEELEEEDHEETLCGACGENYAADEFWICCDICERWFHGKCVKITPARAEHIKQYKCPSCSSKRGRQ